The genomic stretch AAGGATAGGAAAAACTGAGCATTTTCTCACCCGTCAATTTTTCCAGATCATCTTTATTTTCTGAGATCTCCCTTTCCGCTTCGGCATCATCAATACGGTCAAGATTTTTGTGCGAAACGGTGTGGCCCCCTATTTCCATGCCCGCGGATGCCATTTTCCTTATTTCCTCCGGGGCCATCATCTCAAGGGGTTCTTCAACATCGGCGTCATGCCATAGATTCTTTTTGCCTATCGTAGAGCTCACCACATAAAAAACCGCCCTGAAACCGTATTTTTTAAGTATGCGGAAAGCCTCCGTGTAATTGTTCCTGTAACCGTCGTCGAAGGTTATTATCACTTTTTTTCTTCCGTCTTTGACCGTTCCTCCGGCAATGTCCTTGAATGTGACAACTTCATAACCGCCTCTTTTGAGATATGACATCTGTTTGTCGAATTTCGCCCCGCTCACCCATAATTTTTTGAGTTTTGAGCCGGCGGGTGGAGTCCCTATCTTGTGGTACATAAGTATGGACACACCCTCTGTTTTTTTTCTCCACCAGTTCCATCTCGCCGAAAAAGCCAGAGCGAGGATAGCCGCTAAAAAATAAATCATTCTTTTAAGCCCGTCGTCAGTTCGTAAAGCTTGAAATATT from Candidatus Omnitrophota bacterium encodes the following:
- a CDS encoding polysaccharide deacetylase family protein, whose translation is MIYFLAAILALAFSARWNWWRKKTEGVSILMYHKIGTPPAGSKLKKLWVSGAKFDKQMSYLKRGGYEVVTFKDIAGGTVKDGRKKVIITFDDGYRNNYTEAFRILKKYGFRAVFYVVSSTIGKKNLWHDADVEEPLEMMAPEEIRKMASAGMEIGGHTVSHKNLDRIDDAEAEREISENKDDLEKLTGEKMLSFSYPYGGYNANVKKIAEIAGYRYAVVIKQGKNAFPFADNFALKRLLVRSEETIFDFYLNLSRGRNRL